One Brassica napus cultivar Da-Ae chromosome C2, Da-Ae, whole genome shotgun sequence DNA window includes the following coding sequences:
- the LOC125581638 gene encoding uncharacterized protein LOC125581638: protein MSSIHVKTRSVNLRSGVLSSLQIRRCSSTMAATLMLATVNVNRLATYMPYLKAGNQNFRLSYSSLLIRFSDANSLDEITEPASPTPEESFKLRNHTRCLVLPTHTQLPSILPIICSSI, encoded by the exons ATGTCTTCAATCCACGTTAAGACTCGCTCTGTGAATCTTCGATCTGGCGTTCTGTCTTCTCTTCAGA TCAGGCGATGTTCTTCAACCATGGCG GCGACCCTCATGCTGGCCACTGTGAATGTTAACAGGCTAGCAACTTACATGCCTTATCTCAAGGCGGGTAATCAGAACTTCCGGCTTTCCTACTCCTCCCTGTTGATTAGATTCAGTGATGCTAACTCTTTGGATGAAATAACCGAACCGGCTTCACCCACACCTGAAGAAAGTTTCAAGTTACGTAATCACACGAGATGCTTGGTCCTGCCAACTCACACTCAACTCCCAAGTATTCTTCCTATAATCTGTTCATCTATATAG